ACGTCCTTTCTTTTTATCCATCCGTCCCTTTACACTGTCCGCTAAAAGCCCTGCCTTGATACGCTCCCAGATAATATCCCTCTCAATTTGTCCGATTTTGTGTTCTTTGGTTTCTACAAACAGTAGTGTAACCACATAGCTGAACTCAAATAAAGGAAAGATCCTGTAACAGGCTATTAACCAAAGTCGCATCCTGTAAATCGAGGAGGTTAGTCAAGGAATTCCCTGTATAATACACTCTGATTAACAAAACATAAATTTATTAACCCCTTCTATTATGACAACACTAACCTTCACCATTTTGGCTTTTTTAGTTGCTGCTGGATTTTTCTTTGTAATCTTTAACGCATTCTTATCTTCGATAAGATAACGCTGAAAATTAATTCTAAGTTTTCAATTTGGAACTGGAGAAGACTTATAAGGTCCTCCAAAATTCAGACAGGGACCAAATCGAAAAATGTACTAGATGCCAGCCAGGTTCTACTTGTTACTGGCTTACTTTAAAACCTGCAATCGAGACTGTAAATTAAACCGTATTAAGTGAAAAAGATTTGTTTTTAATCGTTGAACTTCCGAAATAGACATCAAAACAATAGAGACGACAAGCCTAAACCGAATTCGTTCAACTGACCTGGTAGCGTTCGTTGTACTACGCTTATATGTACTACGCTTAACTATATTCCATATGATTATGCCCAAATTCCTTTTTAGTATGCTATGGCCTTGTTTGCTGGCAGGTTTTTGTTGCTTTTCACAATCCACACCCCAGCCCATAGGTCCCCTCCCCAACGAAAACCAGGTAAGATGGCAGAAAATGGAGTACTATGCCTTCATCCATTTTTCAATAAACACCTATACCGATATGGCCTGGGGCTTTGGTAATGAAGATCCCAGGCTTTTTAACCCCGAAAAAATCGATTGCCGCCAATGGGCACGCATTTGCAAACAGGCGGGCATGAAAGGAATCATTTTTACAGCCAAACATCACAGCGGATTTTGTCTGTGGCCTTCCCAATACACCGAATACTCAGTCAAAAATGTTCCCTGGCAAAATGGGAAGGCCGATATTGTACGCCAACTGGCCAATGCCTGCAAAGAATATGGGTTAAAGTTTGGCGTATACCTCTCGCCCTGGGACAGAAATCATCCCGACTATGGAAAGCCTGAATACATCACCTATTTCCGCAACCAGCTCACCGAATTATTAACGAATTATGGCGAAATTTTTGAGGTATGGTTTGATGGGGCAAATGGAGGGGATGGGTATTATGGCGGAGCAAATGAAACACGCAAAATCGACGCCAGGACCTATTACGACTGGCCTGCTACCTATAAACTGGTACGCAAACTCCAGCCCAAGATTGTCATCTGGAATGACGGGGGTGAGAGGGCTGACCTTCGCTGGGTGGGTACCGAAGCAGGGTATGTGGGTCAGACCAACTGGAGTTTACTACCCGCTACCGGCGATGTTTCTGAAAAAATGCTGCACCATGGAGTAGAGGATGGAAATGCATGGGTGCCCGGGGAGGTAAATACCTCTATTCGTCCCGAATGGTTTTATCATCCACGCGAAGACAAAAAGGTAAAAACACTTCCTGAGCTAATGGACATCTATTACCATTCCATTGGCCGGAATGCAACACTGCTGCTCAATTTTCCGGTTATGCCCAATGGTCTGATCCATGAAAAGGATCAAAAGGCTGCCTTGGATTTTGCCCAGGCGATCAAAGAGGCTTTTGCTGTAAATCTGACAGGTAAAGCTCAGGCAAAATCCACAAACATACGGGAAAACAACCCTGCCTTCGATGCCAGCAAGGCAATTGATACCGATCCGGAAAGCTACTGGGCTACCAATGAGAAGACCACGCATGCTCCACTGACGCTGACCTTTTCCCAACCGACAGCTTTCAACCGATTGATACTGCAAGAGCCCATAGCCTTGGGCCAGCGGGTCAAATCGTTTGTGGTCGAGGCATTGGTGAATGGCCAGTGGAAAGAAATTGCCAAAGAAACCACCATCGGCTATAAACGCATTCTTCGCTTTCCG
This genomic stretch from Xanthocytophaga agilis harbors:
- a CDS encoding alpha-L-fucosidase; translation: MPKFLFSMLWPCLLAGFCCFSQSTPQPIGPLPNENQVRWQKMEYYAFIHFSINTYTDMAWGFGNEDPRLFNPEKIDCRQWARICKQAGMKGIIFTAKHHSGFCLWPSQYTEYSVKNVPWQNGKADIVRQLANACKEYGLKFGVYLSPWDRNHPDYGKPEYITYFRNQLTELLTNYGEIFEVWFDGANGGDGYYGGANETRKIDARTYYDWPATYKLVRKLQPKIVIWNDGGERADLRWVGTEAGYVGQTNWSLLPATGDVSEKMLHHGVEDGNAWVPGEVNTSIRPEWFYHPREDKKVKTLPELMDIYYHSIGRNATLLLNFPVMPNGLIHEKDQKAALDFAQAIKEAFAVNLTGKAQAKSTNIRENNPAFDASKAIDTDPESYWATNEKTTHAPLTLTFSQPTAFNRLILQEPIALGQRVKSFVVEALVNGQWKEIAKETTIGYKRILRFPTVEATQLKLTIDDAKACPLISNLEVYKAPLILTPPIITRDQMGNVHLRAGDSESELYYTLDGSKPMPGKNKYTTPVKTNGGKAAVKAIAYNPSTKQSSLASEERFDIARTAWKILSSDAQQAYQVVDGNPATSWHGDKSAQRPADLVIDLGKEEYLQGFSYLPDQNWWADASIITRYQFEVSADNKSWKRVSEGEFSNIRNNPFWQTKTFEPIKARYIRLRALKTVGEGSAPGYAEIDLITR